A stretch of DNA from Pseudomonadales bacterium:
ATGGCGATCAGTCTCTGGATGAGACTGATGTCTGCCACCGCGCGGGTCATCATGTCGCCGATGGTATGGCGGTTGAAGAATTTTAAACCCTGGTACTGGAGTGCGTCATAGAGCGCCTCACGCAGATCGAAGGCGACCCGGATACCGGCGCTGCGAACCAGAAAACGGGCGCCGCTGACCACCAGGAAGCGTACGCTGACCGCACCGAAGATGGCGGCTACCGGCAGCAGCAGGTCCGAGTTTCCAGCTGCCAGGCGGTCAATGCCGAGGGCCAGGGACAGTGGCACCGTTGCTTCGAGCAGTCGGGAGAGACCGAAAGCCAGAATGCCGGCCCCCAGCCGCAGCCTGTAGCGGCCGACGAATTTCTTAAGTCGGAGGAGTGATCGAAACATCCCCTAGCCGGGTTTCTTAGAAACTTGCACTGTTCGGCACCCGTGGAAACGGAATCACGTCCCGGATGTTCTCCATACCGGTGACATAGAGCACCAGGCGCTCCAGGCCGAGACCGAAACCTGCGTGAGGTACGCTGCCGTAACGACGCAGATCCTTGTACCACCACAGTTCGTCGCCCAGCTGCTGCTGCGCCATGCGTCGCTCGAGAACGTCGAGCCGTTCTTCCCGCTGGCTGCCGCCGATGATTTCTCCGACACCGGGCACGAGCACGTCCATCGCTGCGACAGTTCGATCATCGTCATTCATGCGCATGTAGAAGGCTTTGATTTCCTTCGGATAGTCGATCACAACGACCGGTCCCTGGATGTGCTTTTCGGTCAGGAATCGCTCATGTTCGGATTGCAGATCGAGCCCCCATTTGACGGGGAACTCAAATTTCTCGCCACAACGCTCGAGAATGCCGACCGCCTCTGTGTAGGTGATCCGTTCGAACGGCTTGTTGATCACGGTTTCCAGCCGCTCGATCACAGTAGCGTCGATGTGCTCTGCGAAAAAGCGCATGTCGTCAGCTGATTGGTCGAGCACATCGGTGAAAACGGCCTTCAGCAGTCCTTCGGCCAGTGAGGCGTTGTCGTGAATATCTGCGAACGCGATTTCCGGCTCGATCATCCAGAACTCGGCGAGATGCCGCGAGGTGTTCGAGTTTTCTGCGCGGAAGGTCGGCCCGAAGGTGTAAACCTTCTTCATGGCCAGACAATAGCTTTCCACGTTGAGCTGGCCGGATACGGTGAGAAAGGTTTCAGTGCCGAAGAAATCTTCGCTGTATCCGGAAGCGGGGCGATTGAGCTGGTCGAGCGTGGAAACCCGAAACAGCTGTCCTGCGCCCTCACAATCGCTGGCGGTGATGATCGGTGTGTTCACCCACATGAAATCGTTGCGCTGGAGGTGTCCGTGCACGGCGTTTGCGATCACATTGCGTACCCGGGTAATTGCGCCGAATGTGTTCGTGCGCGGGCGCAGGTGCGCCACGCTGCGCAGATATTCGAAGGTGTGTCGCTTTTTGGCGATCGGATAGGTTTCCGGATCTTCCACCCACCCGAGAACTTCGACTTCGGCGGCCTGAATTTCCCGGTCCTGGCCTCGACCGGAAGACGCCACCAGGGTGCCGCGAATGCGCACCGCGCAGCCCGTGGATATCTCCAGTATCTCCTGCGTGTAGTTGGGCAGCGCACC
This window harbors:
- the asnS gene encoding asparagine--tRNA ligase, with amino-acid sequence MAVTSIRSILDHHIPVGSDTAIEGWVRSRRTSKGGFSFIEVNDGSALASVQVVADGALPNYTQEILEISTGCAVRIRGTLVASSGRGQDREIQAAEVEVLGWVEDPETYPIAKKRHTFEYLRSVAHLRPRTNTFGAITRVRNVIANAVHGHLQRNDFMWVNTPIITASDCEGAGQLFRVSTLDQLNRPASGYSEDFFGTETFLTVSGQLNVESYCLAMKKVYTFGPTFRAENSNTSRHLAEFWMIEPEIAFADIHDNASLAEGLLKAVFTDVLDQSADDMRFFAEHIDATVIERLETVINKPFERITYTEAVGILERCGEKFEFPVKWGLDLQSEHERFLTEKHIQGPVVVIDYPKEIKAFYMRMNDDDRTVAAMDVLVPGVGEIIGGSQREERLDVLERRMAQQQLGDELWWYKDLRRYGSVPHAGFGLGLERLVLYVTGMENIRDVIPFPRVPNSASF